The Candidatus Rokuibacteriota bacterium genome includes a window with the following:
- a CDS encoding phosphatidylglycerophosphatase A, with product MKPADRAALLIASGVGAGYAPVAPGTVGSAVTVGALWLIPFTPAGLVAALVGVTAVGLWAAGRAERLLGHKDPGVIVIDEVAGMMLSVLFLPRTLPVLLTAFLLFRLFDIWKPFPARESQALSGGLGVMVDDLVAGLYALILVMGARALFGVPP from the coding sequence CTGAAGCCCGCCGATCGGGCGGCGCTCCTGATCGCCAGCGGCGTCGGCGCCGGCTATGCGCCCGTCGCCCCGGGCACCGTCGGCAGCGCGGTGACTGTCGGGGCGCTCTGGCTCATTCCCTTCACCCCGGCAGGCCTCGTCGCCGCGCTGGTCGGCGTCACCGCCGTCGGGCTCTGGGCCGCAGGGCGCGCGGAGCGACTCCTGGGCCACAAGGACCCCGGCGTCATCGTCATCGACGAGGTGGCGGGCATGATGCTCTCCGTCCTCTTCCTGCCGCGCACGCTTCCCGTCCTCCTCACGGCCTTTCTCCTCTTCCGCCTCTTCGACATCTGGAAGCCCTTCCCCGCGCGCGAGAGCCAGGCCCTGAGCGGCGGGCTCGGCGTGATGGTGGACGACCTGGTCGCGGGGCTTTACGCCCTGATCCTCGTGATGGGGGCCCGCGCGCTGTTCGGGGTGCCGCCGTGA
- a CDS encoding nicotinamide-nucleotide amidohydrolase family protein codes for MIGARVITVGAAQLASSEDAAGLAVARAIQAEGLPVTGREVVDEDEGALEAALRLGLETPGVVVVLAPPGGSSGEIVRRVVARLAEVRLVLSERLLAVLEADFSLRGQAMPRRLDRLALLPQGAHVWPGPAGEPAWALEIGKTLVAVLPADAAHLPALTEEQLRPALRQRLGAGEAAILRTLRTAGLAAAEAEARLGPWLGKEGPVSVSCVLAEGEMWVRLLARGASRGLAAAALQAVEDEVARALGVDCYGRDGESLEQALGSLLVARGLTLSVAESCTGGLLASRLTDVPGSSRYFDRGVIVYSNEAKEELLGVPRALLRAHGAVSAPVAEAMVRGICTASKSPCGLAVTGIAGPDGGTPEKPVGTVFIAVASPAAVEVSRFRFAGSRGAVKWRSSQAALDGLRRLLLR; via the coding sequence GTGATCGGTGCCCGCGTCATCACGGTGGGCGCGGCGCAGCTGGCGAGCAGCGAGGATGCGGCGGGGCTCGCGGTGGCGCGCGCCATCCAGGCCGAGGGGCTGCCGGTGACGGGCCGCGAGGTCGTGGATGAGGACGAAGGAGCACTGGAAGCCGCGCTCCGCCTCGGCCTCGAGACGCCGGGTGTCGTGGTGGTGCTGGCACCTCCCGGCGGCTCGAGCGGGGAGATCGTGCGCCGGGTGGTGGCGCGGCTCGCCGAGGTGCGACTCGTCCTGAGCGAGCGGCTCCTGGCTGTCCTCGAGGCGGACTTCTCCCTCCGCGGCCAGGCGATGCCGCGCCGCCTCGACCGGCTGGCCCTCCTGCCCCAGGGCGCCCACGTCTGGCCAGGTCCTGCGGGTGAGCCGGCCTGGGCCCTGGAGATCGGGAAGACGCTGGTGGCCGTGCTCCCGGCGGACGCCGCCCATCTGCCGGCCCTGACGGAAGAGCAGCTGCGGCCGGCCCTGCGGCAGCGCCTCGGAGCGGGGGAGGCGGCGATACTGCGCACGCTCAGGACGGCCGGGCTGGCGGCGGCGGAGGCCGAAGCGCGCCTCGGGCCGTGGCTCGGCAAGGAGGGCCCGGTCTCGGTCTCCTGCGTGCTCGCGGAAGGCGAGATGTGGGTGAGGCTCCTGGCGCGCGGGGCCTCGCGGGGCCTCGCGGCGGCGGCACTCCAGGCGGTCGAGGACGAGGTGGCCCGGGCGCTCGGCGTGGACTGCTACGGCCGCGACGGAGAGTCCCTCGAGCAGGCGCTCGGAAGCCTCCTGGTCGCGCGTGGGCTCACGCTCTCGGTGGCGGAGTCCTGCACGGGCGGCCTCCTCGCGAGCCGGCTGACCGATGTGCCGGGCTCGTCCCGCTACTTCGACCGGGGCGTGATCGTCTACTCCAACGAGGCGAAGGAGGAACTGCTGGGCGTGCCCCGGGCCCTGCTGCGCGCCCACGGCGCCGTGAGCGCTCCCGTGGCCGAGGCGATGGTGCGCGGCATCTGCACCGCCTCGAAGTCTCCGTGCGGCCTCGCCGTGACCGGCATCGCCGGGCCGGACGGCGGCACGCCGGAGAAACCGGTCGGGACCGTGTTCATCGCCGTCGCCTCGCCCGCGGCCGTCGAGGTCAGCCGCTTCCGCTTCGCCGGCTCCCGCGGGGCGGTCAAGTGGCGGTCCTCCCAGGCGGCGCTCGACGGGCTCCGGCGCCTGCTGCTTCGCTGA
- the thpR gene encoding RNA 2',3'-cyclic phosphodiesterase produces MPRAFVALLISDEARGAVAAEIERLRPLSRAVAWVPPPNLHLTLRFLGEQGEDALRQVRGALEEAAATTGPFTLGLHGLGAFPGFERPRILWIGVAQGALEVRELQANVERALERAGFAREPRPWHPHLTIGRVFDERRWRRETSLELRQAVARAGSLPFASVPVAALSLMRSDLSPAGARYSELASVTLGSVSDSGH; encoded by the coding sequence ATGCCGCGGGCCTTCGTCGCGCTGCTGATCAGCGACGAGGCCCGGGGGGCCGTGGCCGCCGAGATCGAGCGGCTGAGACCGCTCTCCCGCGCGGTGGCCTGGGTGCCCCCGCCCAACCTGCACCTCACGCTGCGCTTCCTCGGGGAGCAGGGTGAGGATGCGCTCCGGCAGGTGCGCGGCGCGCTCGAGGAGGCCGCCGCGACCACGGGGCCCTTCACGCTGGGGCTTCACGGCCTCGGCGCCTTTCCGGGCTTCGAGCGGCCGCGCATCCTGTGGATCGGCGTTGCCCAGGGCGCGCTCGAGGTGCGCGAGCTCCAGGCGAATGTCGAGCGGGCCCTCGAGCGCGCGGGGTTCGCCCGCGAGCCGCGCCCGTGGCATCCGCACCTCACCATCGGGCGTGTGTTCGACGAGCGGCGGTGGCGTCGGGAGACGAGCCTCGAGTTGCGACAGGCCGTGGCCCGGGCGGGCAGCCTCCCCTTCGCCTCCGTGCCCGTCGCGGCGCTGTCCCTCATGCGGAGCGATCTCTCGCCCGCAGGCGCCCGCTACAGCGAGCTCGCCTCCGTGACGCTCGGATCCGTATCAGATTCGGGACATTGA
- the recA gene encoding recombinase RecA, protein MAEVKSDRRQALELALASIDRQFGKGAIMRLGQGGAFDEIAVIPTGALSLDVALGIGGIPRGRVTEIYGPESSGKTTLALHVIAEAQRAGGTAAFIDAEHALDPIYAKNLGVNTDELLISQPDTGEQALEIAETLVRSNAVDVIVIDSVAALVPRAELDGDMGDSLPGLQARLMSQALRKLTAAISRSGGSVIFINQIREKIGVMFGSPETTTGGRALKFYSSIRLDIRRQDTIKNGTESIGVRTKVKVVKNKLAPPFREAEFDVIYGEGISKEGSVLDAAVEQNVVEKSGTWYTYKSERIGQGRENAKRHLRENPKTLLDLEVKVRAALGLRPAGGPPAAAADKPDKPAR, encoded by the coding sequence ATGGCCGAAGTGAAAAGCGACCGCCGTCAGGCCCTCGAGCTGGCGCTGGCATCCATCGACAGGCAGTTCGGCAAGGGCGCCATCATGCGCCTCGGCCAGGGTGGGGCGTTCGACGAGATCGCCGTGATCCCGACGGGCGCGCTCTCGCTCGACGTGGCGCTCGGCATTGGCGGCATCCCCCGCGGCCGCGTCACCGAGATCTACGGTCCGGAGTCCTCCGGCAAGACGACGCTGGCGCTGCACGTCATCGCGGAAGCGCAGCGCGCCGGCGGCACCGCGGCCTTCATCGACGCCGAGCATGCGCTCGACCCGATCTACGCCAAGAACCTCGGCGTCAACACCGACGAGTTGCTCATCTCGCAGCCGGACACGGGCGAGCAGGCGCTCGAGATCGCCGAGACCCTCGTGCGCTCCAACGCCGTGGACGTCATCGTGATCGACTCCGTCGCCGCCCTCGTGCCGCGCGCCGAGCTCGACGGTGACATGGGCGACTCGCTGCCGGGGCTGCAGGCGCGCCTCATGTCCCAGGCCCTCCGCAAGCTCACCGCCGCCATCTCGCGCTCCGGCGGCAGCGTGATCTTCATCAACCAGATCCGCGAGAAGATCGGCGTCATGTTCGGATCGCCCGAGACCACGACGGGCGGGCGCGCGTTGAAGTTCTACTCCTCCATCCGTCTCGACATCCGCCGGCAGGATACGATCAAGAACGGCACCGAGTCGATCGGCGTGCGTACCAAGGTCAAGGTGGTCAAGAACAAGCTGGCGCCGCCGTTCCGCGAGGCCGAGTTCGACGTCATCTACGGCGAGGGCATCTCGAAGGAGGGCAGCGTGCTGGACGCGGCCGTCGAGCAGAATGTCGTGGAGAAGTCGGGGACCTGGTACACGTACAAGAGCGAGCGGATCGGGCAGGGCCGCGAGAACGCCAAGCGCCACCTCAGGGAGAACCCGAAGACGCTCCTGGACCTGGAGGTCAAGGTGCGTGCCGCGCTGGGGCTCAGGCCCGCCGGCGGCCCGCCGGCGGCCGCCGCCGACAAGCCCGACAAGCCCGCCCGGTAG
- a CDS encoding type IV pilus twitching motility protein PilT yields the protein MDLDELLTFAVKRQASDLHLKANTHPVLRIHGHLEVQDDVPPVTREFMRRTAMRLLGEDRYNDLMGGQEKDLGYALEGFGRFRVNLFLSQGEVRAVLRHIPGRIPAFEELHLPKALERLAMERRGMVLVTGITGSGKSTTLAAMIDFMNRSRNDHIVTIEDPIEFVHDDRKCVISQREIGQDSTTFAQALRAALRQDPDIILVGEMRDAETMEVALHAAETGHLVLSTLHTLNATETVNRIISTFPPHQEDQIRGQLSAVMQGIVSQRLVVRADGKGRVPAVEVMVGTGLIRECIREAAKTPQLPAVIAAGQSQYGMQTFDQSLLGLYREEMITYETARDAATNPDDFDLKVKGIFSTGEMTWETSAQPQPAPGAPPPGRSPGGAPGGPFFKKG from the coding sequence ATGGATCTGGATGAGCTGCTGACCTTCGCGGTGAAGCGGCAGGCCTCCGATCTCCACCTCAAGGCCAACACGCACCCCGTGCTGCGCATTCACGGCCACCTCGAGGTCCAGGACGACGTGCCGCCGGTCACGCGGGAGTTCATGCGGCGCACGGCCATGCGGCTCCTCGGCGAGGACCGTTACAACGACCTCATGGGCGGGCAGGAGAAGGACCTCGGGTACGCGCTCGAGGGGTTCGGCCGCTTCCGCGTGAACCTCTTCCTCTCCCAGGGCGAGGTGCGCGCTGTCCTCCGCCACATCCCCGGGCGCATCCCGGCCTTCGAGGAATTGCACCTGCCCAAGGCCCTCGAGCGGCTGGCCATGGAGCGCCGCGGGATGGTGCTGGTCACCGGCATCACCGGCTCAGGCAAGTCCACCACGCTGGCCGCCATGATCGACTTCATGAACCGGAGCCGGAACGACCACATCGTCACCATCGAGGACCCCATCGAGTTCGTGCACGACGACCGCAAGTGCGTCATCAGCCAGCGCGAGATCGGCCAGGACTCGACCACCTTCGCCCAGGCGCTCCGGGCCGCCCTGCGCCAGGACCCGGACATCATCCTCGTGGGCGAGATGCGGGACGCCGAGACCATGGAGGTGGCGCTGCACGCGGCCGAGACCGGGCACCTCGTCCTCTCGACGCTGCACACCCTGAACGCCACGGAGACGGTGAACCGCATCATCTCCACCTTCCCGCCTCACCAGGAGGACCAGATCCGCGGCCAGCTCTCGGCGGTGATGCAGGGCATCGTCTCCCAGCGCCTCGTGGTCCGCGCGGACGGCAAGGGGCGCGTGCCGGCTGTCGAGGTGATGGTCGGCACAGGTCTCATCCGGGAGTGCATCCGTGAGGCGGCCAAGACACCGCAGCTCCCGGCCGTCATCGCCGCCGGCCAGTCTCAGTACGGCATGCAGACCTTCGACCAGTCGCTCCTCGGTCTCTACCGCGAGGAGATGATCACGTACGAGACGGCGCGGGATGCAGCCACCAACCCCGACGACTTCGACCTGAAGGTGAAGGGGATCTTCTCCACCGGCGAGATGACCTGGGAGACGAGCGCCCAGCCGCAGCCGGCCCCGGGAGCGCCGCCGCCCGGACGCTCGCCCGGCGGGGCGCCGGGGGGGCCGTTCTTCAAGAAGGGGTAG
- a CDS encoding regulatory protein RecX produces the protein MDAKAARVAAFDLLARKAWSARELTARLARRGAPAEVARAVVADLESRGYVNDEDFARWWAEVRARGRKVGSLRLARELRTRGIAPALAAAAVASAFAEVPEAERALEAARRRLPALLRARPERAPARLGDYLLRRGYPARVALATVTRLLGGPEAAEEPWDEPRA, from the coding sequence ATGGACGCGAAGGCCGCCCGGGTGGCGGCCTTCGATCTCCTCGCGCGCAAAGCCTGGAGCGCCCGCGAGCTGACGGCCCGCCTGGCGCGCCGGGGCGCCCCGGCCGAGGTCGCCCGCGCCGTGGTCGCCGACCTCGAGTCCCGGGGCTACGTCAACGACGAGGACTTCGCGCGCTGGTGGGCCGAGGTGCGGGCGCGCGGGCGGAAGGTCGGCAGCTTGCGGCTCGCCCGGGAGCTGCGCACCCGTGGGATTGCCCCGGCGCTGGCGGCCGCGGCGGTGGCTTCGGCCTTCGCCGAGGTGCCGGAGGCGGAACGGGCGCTCGAGGCGGCCCGCCGGCGGCTCCCGGCGCTGCTGCGCGCCCGGCCCGAACGGGCTCCGGCGCGGCTCGGCGACTACCTGCTCCGGCGCGGCTATCCCGCGCGCGTCGCGCTCGCGACGGTGACGCGGCTGCTCGGGGGGCCCGAGGCGGCGGAGGAGCCCTGGGACGAGCCCCGCGCGTGA
- the alaS gene encoding alanine--tRNA ligase, translating to MTSGNELRQRFLDYFGRNGHTVVRSSPLVPAQDPTLLFTNAGMVQFKSVFLGEEKRPYVRAASAQKCVRAGGKHNDLENVGRTARHHTFFEMLGNFSFGDYFKREAVGYAWEFLTKELGLPTDRLKATVYTDDDEAFGLWQEVAGLAGDRILRLGEADNFWAMGDTGPCGPCSEIHVHQGDHLPCAEVAAGRRCLGPACECDRWLEVWNLVFMQFNRDAGGRLTPLPRPSIDTGMGLERIAAVLQGKESSFQTDLIRPLIAHVEQLARTRYGEPGPAGAEQDVCMRVIADHARAASFLITDGVTPSNEWRGYVLRRIMRRAMRHGRMLGLREPFLWQVTATVAETLGGAYPEIREQHPRVAETVRLEEERFAETLDLGTAKIREYLATRQEEARKVVDGKFLFTLYDTHGFPTDLAQEMFQDAGWSVPPESLEAYEREMEAQRERARGVRVFAADEAAPSNAVFAELSAALPRPVFLGYTALATPARILAMVAGGRRRSEASGGEMVEVVLDRTPAYAESGGQVGDTGTLVGRDGQGEILDTYHRGAQLIVHAVRVTRGALREGDEVAVNVEPRRRQGLRLHHTGTHLLHAALRRVLGTHVTQAGSLVAPDHLRFDFSHGGALKTREVEEVESLVNEQVQANIAVRPEEMDLQAALRSGAMALFGEKYGDRVRVVRIGDFSTELCGGTHLDATGQIGLFKVTSEGAVASGVRRIEAVTGDAALRHVGQEEQALREAAGLLRIPPLELPRRLQKLLDEQRQLEKQLQELEGRLVRSRALELIASAKEVAGVPVLAARLDGLDPEGLRSVVDLLRARLGSGVMCLGAVTEGKVNLVASVSRDLTGRFQAGRLIQEVARLVGGGGGGRPDLAQAGGKDPSSLDAALALVPAWVERVARG from the coding sequence ATGACGAGCGGCAACGAGCTGCGCCAGCGTTTCCTCGACTACTTCGGCCGCAACGGCCACACCGTGGTGCGCTCCTCGCCGCTGGTGCCTGCCCAGGACCCGACCCTGCTCTTCACCAATGCCGGCATGGTCCAGTTCAAGTCCGTCTTCCTGGGCGAGGAGAAGCGGCCCTACGTGCGCGCGGCCTCGGCGCAGAAGTGCGTGCGCGCGGGCGGCAAGCACAACGACCTGGAGAACGTGGGCCGGACCGCTCGGCATCACACCTTCTTCGAGATGCTGGGCAACTTCTCCTTCGGCGACTACTTCAAGCGGGAGGCAGTGGGCTACGCCTGGGAGTTCCTCACGAAGGAGCTGGGGCTCCCCACGGACCGGCTCAAGGCCACCGTGTACACCGACGACGACGAGGCCTTCGGACTCTGGCAGGAGGTGGCGGGCCTCGCCGGGGACCGCATCCTCCGCCTGGGCGAGGCGGACAACTTCTGGGCCATGGGCGACACCGGGCCCTGCGGGCCCTGCTCGGAGATCCACGTCCACCAGGGCGATCACCTGCCGTGTGCCGAGGTGGCCGCAGGGCGCCGCTGCCTCGGGCCGGCCTGCGAGTGCGACCGGTGGCTGGAGGTGTGGAACCTGGTCTTCATGCAGTTCAATCGCGACGCCGGCGGGCGCCTGACGCCCCTGCCGCGCCCGTCCATTGACACGGGCATGGGGCTCGAGCGGATCGCGGCCGTGCTCCAGGGCAAGGAGTCCAGCTTCCAGACCGACCTGATCCGCCCGCTCATCGCCCATGTGGAACAGCTGGCGCGGACGCGATACGGCGAGCCGGGGCCAGCCGGCGCCGAGCAGGATGTCTGCATGCGGGTGATCGCCGACCACGCGCGCGCGGCCAGCTTCCTGATCACCGACGGCGTCACCCCCTCCAACGAGTGGCGCGGCTACGTCCTCCGCCGCATCATGCGCCGGGCCATGCGTCACGGCCGCATGCTGGGGCTCCGCGAGCCGTTCCTCTGGCAGGTCACGGCCACCGTGGCGGAGACCCTGGGCGGGGCCTACCCCGAGATCCGGGAGCAGCATCCGCGCGTGGCCGAGACGGTGCGGCTCGAGGAGGAGCGCTTCGCCGAGACCCTCGACCTCGGCACGGCGAAGATCCGCGAATACCTGGCGACCCGGCAGGAGGAGGCCCGCAAGGTCGTGGACGGCAAGTTCCTCTTCACCCTCTACGACACTCACGGCTTCCCCACCGACCTCGCCCAGGAGATGTTCCAGGACGCCGGCTGGTCCGTGCCCCCGGAGAGCCTCGAGGCCTACGAGCGCGAGATGGAGGCCCAGCGCGAGCGGGCCAGAGGCGTGCGGGTGTTTGCCGCGGACGAGGCGGCGCCCTCGAACGCGGTGTTCGCGGAGTTGAGCGCTGCGCTGCCCAGGCCCGTTTTCCTCGGCTACACGGCCCTGGCCACGCCCGCGCGCATCCTCGCCATGGTGGCCGGAGGGCGGCGGCGCTCCGAGGCGTCGGGCGGCGAGATGGTGGAGGTCGTCCTCGACCGCACGCCGGCCTACGCCGAGTCGGGCGGCCAGGTGGGCGATACCGGCACGCTCGTGGGCCGGGACGGTCAGGGCGAGATCCTCGACACCTATCACCGCGGCGCCCAGCTCATCGTCCACGCCGTCCGGGTGACGCGGGGGGCGCTCCGCGAGGGCGACGAGGTCGCGGTGAACGTGGAGCCGCGCCGCCGCCAGGGGCTCCGGCTTCACCACACGGGGACGCACCTCCTTCACGCTGCCCTGCGGCGGGTCCTCGGCACCCACGTGACCCAGGCGGGTTCGCTGGTGGCACCCGACCACCTGCGCTTCGACTTCTCCCACGGGGGCGCCCTCAAGACGCGGGAGGTCGAGGAGGTGGAATCGCTCGTCAACGAGCAGGTGCAGGCCAACATCGCCGTCAGGCCCGAGGAGATGGATCTCCAGGCCGCCCTCAGGAGTGGGGCCATGGCGCTCTTCGGCGAGAAGTACGGTGACCGCGTCCGGGTGGTGAGGATCGGCGACTTCTCGACGGAGCTGTGCGGCGGGACGCATCTGGACGCCACGGGGCAGATCGGGCTCTTCAAGGTGACCTCGGAAGGCGCGGTGGCCTCCGGCGTGCGCCGCATCGAGGCCGTGACCGGCGATGCCGCGCTCCGGCACGTGGGGCAGGAGGAGCAGGCCCTCCGCGAGGCGGCCGGACTGCTGCGGATCCCGCCCCTCGAGCTGCCGCGCCGGCTGCAGAAGCTCCTGGATGAGCAGCGGCAGCTCGAGAAGCAGCTCCAGGAGCTCGAGGGGCGCCTGGTCCGGAGCCGCGCCCTGGAGCTCATCGCCAGCGCGAAAGAGGTGGCGGGCGTGCCGGTGCTCGCCGCGCGCCTGGACGGCCTCGACCCCGAGGGGCTGCGCTCGGTTGTGGATCTCCTCCGCGCGAGGCTCGGCTCGGGCGTCATGTGCCTGGGCGCCGTCACCGAGGGCAAGGTCAATCTGGTGGCCTCCGTCTCCCGGGACCTCACGGGGCGCTTCCAGGCGGGCCGGCTCATCCAGGAGGTGGCCAGGCTGGTCGGCGGCGGCGGCGGCGGGCGTCCAGACCTGGCCCAGGCGGGGGGCAAGGATCCCTCCAGTCTCGACGCCGCCCTGGCGCTGGTGCCGGCCTGGGTCGAGCGCGTGGCCCGGGGCTGA
- a CDS encoding class I SAM-dependent rRNA methyltransferase, giving the protein MTALVLKPGSDRRLRAGHPWIYRSEIADLEGDWAADEAVTVVDGHGHFLGRGFYNPRPAIACRLLTRRDEPVDGAFFLRRLRAALGYRQAASLVAEAYRLCWSEADGLPGLVVDRYGPASVVQPLTLGMERALPWIAEALGQLFPRRPIYRVDDPTAARIEGFAPRRGWLGAGGGEGMETVVSEGECRFAVSFGAGQKTGLYLDQRDNRRLVAAHAAGRRVLDAFCYMGAFACQALKAGAGEALLLDSSAEALAGAARNLALNGLAGRATVREGNTFDELRGLEARRERFGLVVLDPPPFTRRKEAVEAAARGYKEINLRGLRLLEPDGVLATFSCSHHVTPAHFEEICRGAAGDAGIVVRVLATLGQSRDHPVLLSVPESRYLTGLLLQRL; this is encoded by the coding sequence GTGACCGCCCTCGTCCTCAAGCCTGGCAGTGACCGGCGGCTGCGAGCCGGCCACCCCTGGATCTACCGCTCGGAGATCGCCGACCTCGAGGGCGACTGGGCCGCCGACGAGGCGGTCACGGTGGTGGACGGGCACGGCCACTTCCTGGGCCGGGGCTTCTACAACCCCCGCCCGGCCATCGCCTGTCGCCTCCTCACTCGCCGGGACGAGCCCGTGGACGGCGCCTTCTTCCTCCGCCGGCTGAGGGCGGCGCTCGGCTACCGCCAGGCCGCGAGTCTCGTCGCAGAGGCCTATCGGCTCTGCTGGAGCGAGGCCGACGGTCTCCCGGGGCTCGTCGTGGACCGCTATGGCCCGGCGAGCGTCGTCCAGCCGCTGACCCTCGGCATGGAACGGGCCCTGCCCTGGATCGCCGAGGCGCTCGGGCAGCTCTTCCCCCGCCGCCCGATCTACCGGGTCGACGATCCGACGGCGGCGCGCATCGAGGGCTTCGCCCCCCGGCGCGGCTGGCTGGGCGCCGGCGGGGGTGAGGGGATGGAGACTGTCGTCAGCGAGGGGGAGTGCCGCTTCGCGGTGAGCTTCGGCGCGGGCCAGAAGACAGGTCTCTACCTCGACCAGCGGGACAATCGCCGGCTCGTGGCAGCCCACGCAGCCGGCCGCCGGGTGCTGGACGCCTTCTGCTACATGGGCGCCTTTGCCTGCCAGGCCCTCAAGGCGGGCGCCGGTGAGGCGCTGCTGCTGGACTCCTCGGCCGAGGCGCTGGCCGGGGCGGCGAGGAATCTCGCACTCAATGGTCTCGCCGGGCGCGCAACTGTTCGCGAGGGCAATACCTTCGACGAGCTGCGCGGCCTCGAGGCCCGCCGGGAGCGCTTCGGCCTGGTGGTCCTCGACCCGCCGCCCTTCACGCGCAGGAAGGAGGCCGTGGAGGCCGCTGCCCGCGGCTACAAGGAGATCAACCTGCGGGGGCTCCGGCTCCTCGAGCCGGACGGGGTGCTCGCCACCTTCTCGTGCTCGCACCACGTCACCCCGGCACACTTCGAGGAGATCTGCCGGGGGGCTGCGGGCGACGCCGGGATCGTGGTGCGCGTGCTCGCCACCCTCGGCCAGAGCCGCGACCACCCCGTGCTCCTGAGCGTGCCCGAGAGCCGCTACCTCACGGGCCTCCTGCTCCAGAGGCTATAG
- a CDS encoding class I SAM-dependent methyltransferase, with translation MSAQYSDPRDYEIAFDMNRKQEVDFLAHCFRRYARRPIRTVLDIACGTGPHLIRLAARGYGMSGLDLSPQNIDFLRTRAAKKGLRVSLHVGDMTRFRLPRPVDAAICMQDSQGHLLTNEAILAHLRSVAGAVRAGGLYVFDRYVCSSWTDPARRWAWTRRRGGTTVRATFEALKDLNPVTQVFYEELQLEAHENGRRRVYRQRHASRMVFPQELRSLVALAGGFELAEWFYGFKPHLKLDRAHHPLLMVVALRRR, from the coding sequence GTGAGTGCACAGTACTCGGACCCGCGCGACTACGAGATCGCCTTCGACATGAACCGGAAGCAGGAGGTGGACTTCCTCGCCCACTGCTTCCGCCGCTATGCCCGTCGGCCGATCCGGACCGTGCTCGACATCGCCTGCGGCACCGGGCCGCATCTCATCCGGCTGGCCGCGCGCGGCTACGGGATGAGCGGGCTCGACCTCTCCCCGCAGAACATCGACTTCCTCCGGACGCGGGCCGCGAAGAAGGGGCTCAGGGTGAGCCTCCACGTGGGCGACATGACGCGCTTCCGTCTCCCGCGACCCGTGGACGCGGCCATCTGCATGCAGGACTCGCAAGGGCATCTCCTCACCAACGAGGCCATTCTGGCCCACCTCCGCTCCGTCGCCGGCGCAGTGAGGGCGGGCGGGCTCTACGTCTTCGACCGCTACGTGTGCTCGTCGTGGACCGACCCCGCCCGGCGCTGGGCCTGGACGCGGCGGCGCGGCGGGACCACGGTGCGGGCCACCTTCGAGGCGCTCAAGGACCTCAACCCGGTCACCCAGGTCTTCTACGAGGAACTGCAGCTGGAGGCGCACGAGAACGGCCGCCGCCGCGTCTATCGCCAGCGCCACGCCTCCCGGATGGTGTTCCCCCAGGAGCTGCGGAGCCTGGTGGCGCTGGCCGGCGGCTTCGAGCTGGCGGAGTGGTTCTACGGCTTCAAGCCACACCTCAAGCTGGACCGTGCCCATCACCCGCTCCTGATGGTCGTCGCCCTGCGCCGGCGATAG
- the speB gene encoding agmatinase, which translates to MIPANPRFIACRASLPEARAVLFGIPFEGTVNLRLGAHRGPRDLRALSDSIETYSPTLDRDLEDLAICDLGDCELGEGPPRERLARAREEIRRFWRPNLAAIMLGGDHTATLPVIEALAPAIPDLRLLQLDAHPDLREEFLGERYCYASAMARVMEVMPPERVYQVGMRTGDRSEYRRGAAHLYPAHALAPVEAVRRLLPELRPHPLYVTIDVDVLDPSEAPGTGSPEPCGLRASELVDIVRLLEGCHLVGTDMVEVAQAWDPSGRTAITASWLLREAILAWWGK; encoded by the coding sequence TTGATCCCGGCGAACCCCCGCTTCATCGCTTGCCGGGCCTCCCTCCCGGAGGCCCGGGCCGTCCTCTTCGGCATCCCCTTCGAGGGCACCGTGAACCTGCGCCTGGGCGCCCACCGCGGTCCCCGGGACCTCCGGGCGCTCTCCGACTCCATCGAGACCTACTCCCCCACCCTGGACCGTGACCTCGAGGATCTCGCGATCTGCGACCTCGGCGACTGCGAGCTCGGCGAGGGCCCGCCGCGGGAGCGGCTCGCCCGGGCGCGGGAGGAGATCCGGCGCTTCTGGCGGCCTAACCTCGCGGCCATCATGCTCGGCGGAGACCACACCGCCACGCTGCCTGTCATCGAGGCGCTGGCGCCAGCCATCCCGGATCTCCGCCTCCTCCAGCTCGACGCCCACCCGGACCTGCGCGAGGAGTTCCTCGGCGAGCGTTACTGCTATGCCTCGGCGATGGCCCGGGTGATGGAGGTGATGCCTCCCGAGCGTGTCTATCAGGTCGGCATGCGCACGGGCGACCGCTCGGAGTACCGCCGCGGCGCCGCACACCTCTATCCGGCGCATGCCCTGGCTCCGGTGGAAGCCGTGCGGCGCCTGCTGCCCGAGCTCCGGCCCCACCCGCTTTACGTGACCATCGACGTGGACGTGCTCGATCCCTCGGAGGCGCCTGGCACGGGCTCGCCGGAGCCCTGCGGGCTCCGTGCCTCGGAACTGGTAGACATCGTCCGGCTCCTGGAGGGCTGCCACCTGGTCGGCACCGATATGGTGGAGGTGGCCCAGGCCTGGGACCCCTCCGGCCGGACCGCCATCACCGCCTCCTGGCTCCTCCGAGAGGCCATCCTCGCGTGGTGGGGAAAGTGA